The Bacteroidota bacterium genome includes a region encoding these proteins:
- a CDS encoding 1-acyl-sn-glycerol-3-phosphate acyltransferase, giving the protein MRARIYTLVSVPVFIILYSFTFVIVLISLFFAILKRKKSVQHVMHFWAKSVFYLMGKKLTINGMQNIQKGGNYILIANHASLFDIMAIMAFYPNVSWFGHERLLRIPVFKQILLMTNYVPMKSATFSNTRLMLDSLIHKSQTNTIAIFHEGTRTLDGQINNFYKGFIRLMKASDVNILPVTLNGFYSLKPKNRFHINFNSKINVIIHKPIERSLLINKSDSEIIESVKEVIQSAIIK; this is encoded by the coding sequence ATGAGAGCCAGAATATACACCCTAGTTTCTGTACCTGTTTTCATTATCCTATATAGTTTTACTTTTGTGATCGTATTAATTTCGCTCTTTTTTGCCATCCTTAAAAGAAAGAAAAGCGTACAGCACGTCATGCATTTTTGGGCCAAATCTGTCTTCTATCTAATGGGTAAAAAGTTAACAATCAATGGCATGCAGAATATTCAGAAAGGAGGAAATTATATTTTAATTGCTAATCACGCAAGCCTTTTTGACATCATGGCAATCATGGCCTTCTATCCAAATGTATCCTGGTTCGGACATGAACGTTTATTGAGAATTCCGGTCTTCAAACAAATTTTATTGATGACCAACTATGTGCCAATGAAATCGGCAACCTTCAGCAACACAAGACTTATGCTCGACAGCTTAATTCATAAATCCCAAACCAATACCATTGCCATTTTTCATGAAGGAACACGCACATTAGATGGCCAAATAAACAATTTTTACAAAGGCTTTATCCGATTAATGAAAGCTTCCGATGTAAATATTCTACCGGTTACCCTGAATGGCTTCTATTCCCTAAAACCAAAAAACAGATTTCATATTAATTTCAATTCAAAAATTAATGTCATCATACATAAACCTATTGAAAGAAGTCTTTTAATTAATAAAAGTGATTCTGAGATAATTGAATCAGTTAAAGAAGTAATTCAATCTGCCATTATTAAATAG